A single region of the Mechercharimyces sp. CAU 1602 genome encodes:
- a CDS encoding YtoQ family protein: MHSLTVYLAGQIHDDWRELFRQQTQERGLPIHFKGPQEDHDLSDDIGEKIKGKQPTKEFRDQAASEINNLRTRVWLQKSDVVVALFGDQYRQWNTAMDAALALEAGKPLIIIRPENLIHPLKELTQRAQLVVESPQQAIDALAYLFTE; the protein is encoded by the coding sequence ATGCATTCATTAACCGTCTATCTAGCGGGACAAATTCATGATGATTGGCGCGAACTCTTTCGGCAACAAACACAAGAAAGAGGCCTTCCTATTCATTTCAAGGGGCCTCAAGAAGACCATGACCTGTCTGACGACATCGGGGAAAAAATCAAAGGAAAACAGCCTACGAAAGAATTCCGCGATCAAGCCGCTTCTGAGATTAATAATCTACGCACACGTGTCTGGTTACAAAAATCAGATGTAGTAGTCGCTTTGTTTGGTGATCAATATCGACAGTGGAATACGGCCATGGATGCAGCATTGGCCCTAGAGGCTGGCAAGCCTCTCATCATCATTCGACCAGAAAATCTGATTCACCCTCTCAAAGAGCTGACACAGCGGGCACAACTCGTCGTAGAAAGCCCACAGCAAGCGATTGATGCCCTAGCATACCTGTTTACGGAATAA
- a CDS encoding alpha/beta-type small acid-soluble spore protein: MTRKRKRRSLLVPAAEAGMEQLKTEIMQKQLGRGHVSPEQMKLEIAKELHVPMQVGYNGELKAKQTGKVGGQIGGAMVKELVQRGLNQWRHQRN, translated from the coding sequence GTGACTCGTAAAAGAAAACGCAGATCTCTATTAGTTCCTGCGGCGGAAGCAGGAATGGAGCAATTAAAAACAGAAATCATGCAAAAACAGCTGGGTAGAGGACATGTAAGTCCGGAACAGATGAAATTGGAGATCGCAAAAGAATTACACGTACCTATGCAAGTAGGATATAATGGAGAGCTGAAGGCTAAACAAACAGGTAAAGTAGGCGGACAGATCGGTGGGGCGATGGTTAAAGAATTGGTTCAGCGTGGATTAAATCAATGGAGACATCAGCGTAATTAA
- a CDS encoding phosphoadenylyl-sulfate reductase, whose protein sequence is MKDFDQIAHQLRTKDPSEILAWSIKEYGDSITLASSFGAEDVVLIDKLARIRSDIDIFYLDTGLLFPQTYKTRDELARRYNLTFIRVVPRWTVDEQEKEKGAALWKRDPNQCCHIRKVEPLQKVLSHYKAWITGIRREQSPTRAHTQVVEWDDTFSICKLNPLAFWKKEEVWDYIHKNKVPYNPLHDQDYPSIGCIPCTRAVKPGEDPRAGRWSGSAKTECGLHRNRDQK, encoded by the coding sequence ATGAAGGATTTTGATCAGATTGCACATCAGCTTCGTACTAAAGATCCGAGTGAAATCCTAGCATGGAGCATAAAAGAGTATGGAGACTCGATAACATTAGCATCCAGCTTTGGTGCAGAAGACGTTGTTTTAATAGATAAACTAGCTAGAATACGTTCGGATATTGATATTTTTTACTTGGATACGGGTTTGCTTTTTCCACAGACATATAAAACGAGAGATGAGTTAGCACGCCGCTACAATCTTACATTTATTCGAGTAGTACCGCGTTGGACCGTGGATGAACAGGAGAAAGAGAAGGGGGCGGCTTTATGGAAGCGTGATCCTAATCAGTGCTGTCATATTCGCAAAGTAGAACCTTTGCAAAAGGTGCTTAGTCATTATAAAGCATGGATTACTGGCATACGGAGGGAGCAATCTCCAACGCGTGCCCATACACAAGTAGTGGAGTGGGACGATACATTTTCTATTTGTAAATTAAATCCATTAGCTTTTTGGAAAAAGGAAGAAGTATGGGATTATATTCATAAAAATAAAGTGCCTTATAATCCGTTACATGACCAGGACTATCCTAGTATAGGTTGCATTCCGTGTACACGTGCTGTAAAACCTGGTGAAGATCCACGTGCGGGGAGATGGTCGGGATCCGCTAAAACAGAGTGTGGACTCCATCGGAACAGGGATCAGAAATGA
- a CDS encoding cell wall hydrolase, whose translation MAVIPTNSEQTRLLARLMRAEAEGDGEMGMLLVGNVGVNRVLADCLDFDDIRTIEQMVYQSPGGFEAVQKSYFYQKARERDVRLAEKVIRGLQYRPAEISLWFYRPAGDCPPTWYGQINSGRYKSHCFFIPTYQECPNVYTR comes from the coding sequence ATGGCTGTGATTCCGACGAATAGTGAGCAAACCAGGTTGTTGGCTCGTTTAATGCGAGCAGAGGCCGAGGGTGATGGAGAGATGGGAATGCTCCTAGTGGGTAATGTCGGGGTGAACCGTGTCCTGGCTGACTGCTTGGACTTCGATGATATTCGTACGATTGAACAGATGGTGTATCAAAGCCCTGGTGGGTTTGAAGCGGTACAAAAATCCTATTTTTATCAAAAAGCAAGGGAGAGAGATGTGCGTTTAGCTGAGAAAGTGATAAGAGGGTTACAGTATCGTCCGGCGGAAATTTCTCTTTGGTTTTATCGCCCAGCAGGGGATTGCCCTCCTACGTGGTATGGGCAGATAAATAGTGGACGCTACAAATCTCATTGTTTTTTTATTCCGACTTATCAAGAATGTCCTAATGTATATACGCGCTAA
- a CDS encoding spore coat protein GerQ: MYWNPYASTYGRPPGSVYPEQTAMFQAKTSQRGGTQLYTEDVMRANIGKLITVYLTFENNPQWPSKVFTGTLREAGRDFILIRDQQSGKDVLLMNIDIDYYVFDNQPANLAGNRQHQG, from the coding sequence ATGTATTGGAATCCGTATGCATCAACCTATGGGCGTCCACCGGGGTCTGTCTATCCGGAGCAAACGGCTATGTTTCAAGCAAAAACCTCCCAACGAGGGGGGACGCAACTCTACACAGAAGATGTGATGAGAGCGAACATTGGCAAGTTGATTACGGTTTACTTAACGTTTGAAAACAATCCACAGTGGCCTTCTAAGGTGTTTACAGGAACACTGCGTGAAGCAGGACGGGATTTTATTTTGATTCGTGATCAACAATCGGGGAAAGATGTTCTGCTTATGAATATTGATATTGATTACTATGTATTTGATAATCAGCCTGCCAATTTGGCTGGGAATCGGCAGCATCAGGGCTAA
- the sleB gene encoding spore cortex-lytic enzyme, with product MKFIYKLGLLAIGFAMLATLLIPLNAKANAPQTLQMHSQNGDVWDLQYRLNQMGYYTSELDGVFGYHTKRAVMQFQEDLDLAVDGIVGTQTWKSIKANSYSKAEVTHLARAVYAESRGEPYEGQVAVAAVILNRIESKDFPNSVAGIVFEEHAFESVSNGTFWDEPNATAYKAVDDALNGWDPSLEALFFYNPDTASSTWIRSREQTVKIGRHVFAE from the coding sequence ATGAAATTTATTTATAAATTAGGATTATTGGCAATTGGGTTTGCCATGTTAGCCACTCTACTGATACCACTTAATGCGAAGGCAAATGCACCACAAACATTACAGATGCATAGCCAAAACGGTGATGTTTGGGATTTGCAGTATAGATTAAATCAGATGGGATATTATACAAGTGAACTTGATGGGGTTTTTGGATATCATACCAAACGTGCTGTTATGCAGTTTCAAGAGGACTTAGACTTGGCAGTAGATGGTATTGTTGGTACACAGACGTGGAAATCGATAAAAGCCAATAGCTACTCTAAAGCTGAGGTGACCCACCTGGCACGTGCCGTTTATGCGGAATCACGCGGTGAGCCTTATGAAGGGCAAGTGGCAGTTGCCGCCGTCATCTTGAATCGTATCGAATCGAAGGATTTCCCTAATTCTGTTGCAGGAATCGTATTTGAAGAGCATGCTTTTGAATCTGTATCCAACGGAACATTTTGGGATGAACCAAATGCAACTGCATATAAAGCAGTAGACGATGCACTTAATGGTTGGGATCCATCGCTGGAAGCATTGTTTTTCTATAATCCAGATACTGCTTCGTCCACGTGGATTCGCTCTCGTGAACAGACGGTGAAAATCGGAAGACATGTATTTGCAGAATAG
- a CDS encoding fumarylacetoacetate hydrolase family protein produces the protein MKLVTYEMKEQDLMIQAEPVCGRVGWIEADYVVDISFAQEWATFAQGLPLTLTLPSEMIPLLQLEERGRVELERVYEATQGFDVRELTVEGEPIALSLDEVELSAPLPNPAGFRDFYAFEQHVKTSRAKRELEMIAEWYQIPVFYFSNHRSILGPYQPLPYPQGTKALDYELEIGCVIGKRGKNIKRTDAHSYIAGFCIVNDWSARDVQRQEMKVGLGPAKGKDFATSIGPYLVTLDEVEEKRSGEHWNLQMEARINGSTLSRGNVKDLYWSFAQMIERASIDCELIPGDLIGSGTVGTGCILELGTEVHPWISPGDIVELEIEKLGVLKTEVV, from the coding sequence ATGAAGTTAGTCACCTATGAGATGAAGGAGCAGGATCTGATGATTCAAGCAGAACCTGTTTGTGGGAGAGTAGGATGGATTGAAGCAGACTATGTGGTAGATATAAGCTTTGCGCAAGAGTGGGCCACCTTTGCACAAGGGCTGCCATTAACCTTAACTTTACCGTCGGAAATGATTCCTTTACTGCAGTTAGAAGAACGAGGTAGAGTGGAGTTAGAGCGGGTGTATGAAGCAACCCAGGGTTTTGACGTTCGTGAGTTAACTGTGGAAGGGGAGCCGATTGCTCTCTCACTAGACGAGGTGGAGCTTAGTGCTCCTTTGCCCAACCCGGCTGGATTTCGTGATTTTTATGCCTTTGAGCAACATGTGAAAACATCGAGGGCGAAGCGAGAGTTAGAGATGATTGCCGAATGGTACCAAATTCCTGTCTTTTATTTTTCAAATCATCGTTCTATTCTGGGTCCATATCAGCCCCTTCCCTATCCCCAGGGCACAAAAGCACTCGATTATGAGTTGGAGATTGGTTGTGTGATCGGGAAGCGCGGGAAGAATATTAAGCGTACCGATGCGCACTCATATATAGCGGGATTTTGTATTGTAAATGATTGGAGTGCAAGGGATGTGCAACGGCAAGAGATGAAAGTAGGATTAGGGCCCGCTAAGGGAAAGGATTTTGCAACTTCCATTGGACCCTATTTAGTAACATTAGATGAAGTGGAAGAAAAACGAAGCGGTGAGCACTGGAATTTGCAGATGGAGGCACGGATTAACGGGTCTACTTTATCCAGAGGGAATGTTAAAGACTTATACTGGTCTTTTGCTCAAATGATTGAACGCGCTTCAATCGATTGTGAATTGATACCAGGTGATTTAATCGGTTCAGGGACAGTAGGAACAGGCTGTATTCTTGAGTTAGGAACAGAAGTTCATCCATGGATTTCCCCAGGTGATATTGTTGAACTGGAGATAGAAAAGCTAGGTGTATTAAAAACCGAAGTCGTTTAG
- a CDS encoding amidohydrolase, producing MKKIFYDGVFSGEKEGQTPLEALYVEEGTIRDRGSSADMLLQHGRADVARVDLEGGFFYPGLMDSHMHLAAQGKKMSFLDLSGARTKEEMLYLLKRRVEQTDRGEWVIAIQWDENRLLEGKPPSLQELDEVAPAHPLFLLRSCYHISLANTEAFRRAGIREGTPDPEEGSWGRDIAGRFDGWVYENASLPFYRAQPQLSYEERKECVRRAMKLALQYGLTGVHTDDLREIGSLSDLIRIYRELGEEGWKLRSHHLVYYPYLKEMRDEGIPPCYGDEYFRLGAVKLFADGAIGGRTAWLSSPYSDDPSKVGMAIRTEEKWEHLMQEIRQSNLPIAVHAIGDAAAEQVIRMVEKYPLSRTDVPLPDRLIHGQVLRPDLLGRLRELPLVVDIQPSFVLSDFPWVEKRLGKERLLYAYAWKTMLKHGLTVAGGSDAPIESMHPLIGMQAAVMRRPPEERNHEGYQPQECLTVEEALSLYTRGSALAVGEGKRSGSLERGMRADISVYDRSLKETPPDQWGGIATRMTIIGGEIQYKE from the coding sequence ATGAAAAAGATATTTTACGATGGAGTCTTTTCGGGGGAGAAAGAAGGTCAGACACCACTAGAAGCACTTTATGTGGAAGAGGGAACAATACGTGATCGAGGATCGAGTGCTGACATGTTGCTTCAACACGGACGTGCTGATGTAGCACGTGTAGATCTAGAGGGAGGGTTTTTTTACCCCGGTTTGATGGATAGCCATATGCATCTAGCAGCTCAAGGAAAAAAGATGTCCTTTCTTGATTTATCGGGAGCACGCACGAAGGAAGAAATGCTGTATTTGCTTAAGAGAAGGGTGGAGCAGACAGATCGTGGGGAATGGGTGATTGCCATCCAATGGGATGAAAACCGTCTTTTGGAAGGTAAGCCTCCTTCACTGCAAGAACTGGACGAGGTTGCCCCAGCTCACCCGCTGTTTTTGCTTCGCTCATGTTACCATATCTCTTTAGCCAACACGGAAGCATTTCGACGTGCTGGCATCCGTGAAGGTACCCCTGACCCTGAGGAGGGGTCGTGGGGGCGAGACATCGCTGGGCGCTTTGATGGTTGGGTGTATGAAAATGCGTCTCTTCCTTTTTATCGAGCGCAACCTCAGTTATCTTACGAGGAGCGTAAAGAGTGTGTGCGCCGTGCCATGAAACTTGCTCTTCAATATGGTTTGACGGGTGTGCATACGGATGATTTGCGAGAGATTGGCAGTCTCTCCGATTTGATACGTATCTATCGTGAGTTGGGTGAGGAAGGCTGGAAATTACGTTCTCACCATCTTGTTTACTATCCTTACTTGAAAGAGATGCGAGATGAAGGCATTCCCCCTTGCTATGGAGATGAGTATTTTCGATTGGGTGCTGTTAAACTGTTTGCTGATGGGGCAATTGGGGGGCGTACCGCTTGGTTATCATCTCCTTACTCTGATGACCCTAGTAAAGTAGGGATGGCGATTCGTACAGAGGAGAAGTGGGAACATTTGATGCAAGAAATCCGTCAATCCAACCTGCCCATTGCCGTTCATGCGATTGGAGATGCGGCGGCGGAGCAAGTGATTCGGATGGTGGAAAAATACCCTTTGTCTCGTACGGATGTTCCTTTGCCGGATCGTTTAATACATGGGCAAGTACTCCGTCCGGATTTGCTTGGTCGTCTACGTGAGCTTCCTCTCGTGGTGGATATTCAACCTTCATTTGTTTTAAGTGATTTTCCTTGGGTAGAAAAGCGACTGGGTAAAGAGCGTCTTCTTTATGCATATGCATGGAAGACAATGTTAAAACATGGCTTAACCGTAGCGGGAGGAAGTGACGCTCCCATTGAATCCATGCATCCACTCATAGGGATGCAGGCGGCAGTGATGCGTCGCCCTCCTGAAGAGAGGAACCATGAAGGGTATCAGCCGCAAGAATGTCTTACAGTAGAAGAAGCCCTTTCTTTGTATACCCGTGGAAGTGCACTGGCTGTAGGCGAAGGGAAACGAAGTGGATCCCTGGAGAGAGGGATGCGTGCAGATATAAGCGTATATGATCGCTCGCTTAAGGAGACACCTCCTGATCAGTGGGGAGGAATAGCTACCCGTATGACCATCATCGGTGGTGAGATTCAATATAAAGAATGA
- a CDS encoding MGDG synthase family glycosyltransferase: MERVIILSMGFGTGHNAAAKALQTEFESVPDVTAEVVDLLEFTPSSFHPFLQSGYHHMLKKFPNFYHTLYDWTQQSRVFRYVSAEFIDKVGWMLRPKMKQLHQSIRPTRIVTTHPFALAMLPSKWNKYYYTVGVLTDYDLHPLWMAQAPDYLCTPKGISLDERLREKIQWHYGCKMVETGIPVHRNFIQSACPTEVRSQLHLSTAQPVVLVMGGGMGMGPMMELVNELKDLPTMQLVVMTGQNQALHERLSKEYAHLPIRVEAYRKDMDLWMEAADLLITKPGGITVSEAIAKRLPMLLYEPLPGQEEANQRYLVQQGVAEITSQARVREQVLRYLQQPEALMSIHYRLQRLQSDDAAKQIVHLTLSRAKTRAGRIS; encoded by the coding sequence ATGGAGCGCGTCATTATACTATCAATGGGCTTTGGCACTGGACATAACGCGGCCGCAAAGGCGCTACAAACTGAATTTGAAAGTGTGCCTGATGTCACTGCCGAAGTGGTAGACCTGTTGGAGTTTACTCCTAGCTCCTTTCATCCTTTTTTACAATCAGGGTACCATCATATGTTGAAGAAATTCCCTAATTTCTACCACACACTATATGACTGGACTCAACAGTCGCGCGTATTTCGATATGTGTCAGCTGAATTTATTGATAAAGTGGGATGGATGTTGCGACCTAAGATGAAGCAGTTGCATCAGTCGATTCGGCCTACTCGAATCGTGACCACACATCCCTTTGCGCTTGCGATGTTACCGAGCAAGTGGAATAAATATTATTATACAGTGGGAGTGCTTACCGATTACGATTTGCATCCCCTATGGATGGCACAAGCTCCAGACTATTTATGTACTCCCAAGGGAATTTCGCTAGATGAGCGGTTGCGTGAAAAGATACAGTGGCACTATGGTTGTAAAATGGTGGAAACAGGGATTCCTGTCCACCGTAATTTTATCCAATCCGCTTGCCCAACCGAAGTACGCTCCCAATTACATCTATCCACCGCACAGCCGGTGGTTTTAGTCATGGGTGGAGGGATGGGGATGGGGCCAATGATGGAATTAGTAAATGAGCTTAAAGACCTACCTACTATGCAATTAGTGGTGATGACGGGACAAAATCAAGCGTTGCATGAACGATTATCTAAAGAATATGCTCATCTCCCTATCCGAGTGGAAGCATACCGGAAAGATATGGATTTATGGATGGAGGCAGCTGATCTACTTATTACCAAACCGGGTGGTATTACTGTGTCAGAAGCGATAGCAAAACGTCTACCAATGCTGTTGTACGAACCACTTCCAGGACAAGAAGAGGCGAACCAGCGTTACCTTGTACAACAAGGAGTGGCAGAGATCACTTCACAAGCCCGTGTGCGTGAACAAGTATTACGGTATTTGCAGCAACCCGAGGCCTTGATGTCGATTCATTATCGCCTCCAACGACTACAATCTGATGATGCTGCCAAACAAATCGTCCATCTAACCTTGTCACGTGCAAAAACAAGAGCAGGACGCATATCTTAA
- the rlmD gene encoding 23S rRNA (uracil(1939)-C(5))-methyltransferase RlmD, whose product MQRDCVQCEHKKGKKKAHFHIGGHMVEKKGFYIMAHEGTHIQLKPQQVIRLPIKRMGINGEGVGFYQRQVVFVEGAIPGEHVLARVQEVKRQFVRASLLKIIKRSPARINPPCPVYDECGGCQLQHMSYEKQLVEKRELVKEAFSRYTRIRNLPLEETVGMNAPWAYRNKAQLPLQKVGDRVAMGMYSAQSHRLVEIGDCGVQHEQVNKVLELARRELESLGVPIYHEKKHKGAIRHLVARVGFTTGELQVVVVSRTSDFPQQQAFISRLITQFPAITSVVLNVNPIKTSRIFGTESRVLWGKEKIEEKLGDLTFRLSALSFFQLNPQQTVQLYRQVERVANLQGAETVIDAYCGAGTIGLWLAASAERVIGMDTTKEAIVDANENAQHNGITNVEYHVGAAEKLIPKWMKAGLQPDVIVVDPPRTGLGEPLRTALVQSPIPRLIYVSCNPSTLAKDCAELVRAGYRVKQVIPVDLFPQTAHVEAVCLLEAGR is encoded by the coding sequence TTGCAAAGGGATTGTGTACAATGTGAACATAAGAAAGGAAAGAAAAAGGCTCACTTTCATATAGGTGGGCATATGGTAGAGAAGAAAGGATTTTATATTATGGCACATGAGGGAACGCATATTCAGCTCAAGCCGCAACAAGTGATACGACTGCCCATTAAGAGAATGGGGATTAATGGCGAAGGCGTAGGCTTTTATCAACGACAAGTTGTTTTTGTAGAAGGAGCGATCCCGGGTGAACATGTACTTGCCCGTGTACAAGAAGTGAAGCGCCAGTTTGTACGTGCTTCGCTACTGAAGATCATCAAGCGATCTCCAGCGCGCATCAATCCCCCTTGTCCTGTCTATGACGAGTGTGGTGGTTGTCAGTTACAGCATATGAGTTATGAGAAACAACTAGTTGAGAAGCGAGAATTAGTGAAGGAAGCATTTAGTCGCTATACACGTATACGAAATCTTCCCCTTGAAGAAACAGTAGGTATGAACGCCCCCTGGGCATATCGAAACAAAGCACAGTTGCCACTACAAAAAGTGGGAGATCGGGTAGCGATGGGAATGTACTCCGCCCAGTCTCATCGGTTGGTAGAGATTGGGGATTGCGGTGTCCAACACGAACAGGTGAACAAGGTGTTAGAGTTGGCGCGCAGAGAACTGGAGAGCTTAGGTGTACCTATCTATCACGAAAAAAAACATAAAGGTGCCATTCGTCATCTGGTGGCGCGCGTGGGATTTACGACGGGAGAATTACAAGTAGTCGTAGTGAGTCGAACCTCAGATTTTCCTCAGCAGCAAGCGTTTATCTCACGCCTGATTACACAATTTCCCGCTATCACTAGTGTAGTGCTTAATGTGAATCCGATCAAAACATCACGCATTTTTGGGACAGAAAGCCGTGTGCTCTGGGGTAAAGAGAAAATTGAAGAGAAGTTAGGGGATCTTACTTTCCGCCTATCTGCCTTATCCTTTTTTCAGCTTAATCCTCAACAGACGGTACAGCTTTACAGGCAGGTAGAGAGGGTGGCCAATCTGCAAGGCGCGGAGACGGTAATTGACGCCTATTGTGGTGCAGGAACGATTGGATTATGGTTAGCCGCTTCGGCTGAGCGTGTCATAGGGATGGATACGACGAAAGAAGCGATTGTCGATGCGAATGAAAATGCACAGCATAATGGCATCACCAACGTAGAGTACCATGTGGGAGCAGCAGAAAAATTAATTCCGAAGTGGATGAAAGCGGGGTTGCAGCCAGACGTAATCGTTGTTGATCCGCCGCGAACGGGGCTGGGTGAGCCATTACGAACAGCACTAGTGCAGTCACCAATCCCTCGTCTTATCTATGTTTCATGTAATCCCTCAACATTGGCAAAAGACTGTGCAGAATTGGTCCGAGCTGGGTATCGAGTCAAACAGGTAATCCCAGTTGATTTATTCCCACAGACGGCACATGTAGAGGCCGTTTGTCTGTTGGAGGCAGGAAGATGA